A window of Desulfomicrobium macestii contains these coding sequences:
- a CDS encoding GGDEF domain-containing response regulator — MKDGKHFFLVTSDAKLEGSLRALWPEEEVKWTCFARGSSALEFLFSEPPDLLVVDEQLPDLAGVDLVRLIKGENVYRQLPVVLCLASEDLAELQDFSTLEIDDFLVKPFSPPIAKGRLILAYHRSTRELDASPLTKLPGNTSIIHRIQDLIDRQEDFALVYIDLDHFKSFNDKYGFSRGDEVLLMTARVIVNSIRGFMGANTFVGHVGGDDFVFIVPREKAESACQQVIDNFDSIVPHFYDQEDRARGAIHSLDRKGKEQVFPLMAISIAVVLNRGGKLKHFGEASQIAMNLKKEAKKNPKSCYVMDKRASA; from the coding sequence ATGAAGGACGGCAAGCATTTTTTTCTGGTCACCTCCGACGCCAAGCTCGAAGGCAGCCTGCGAGCCCTTTGGCCCGAGGAGGAGGTCAAGTGGACCTGTTTTGCCCGGGGCTCGTCGGCGCTGGAATTTCTTTTCAGCGAGCCTCCGGATCTTTTGGTCGTGGACGAGCAGTTGCCGGACCTTGCCGGAGTGGATCTGGTCCGGTTGATCAAGGGCGAGAACGTCTATCGTCAGCTGCCGGTGGTGCTTTGCCTGGCCAGCGAGGATCTGGCCGAACTTCAGGATTTCAGCACGCTGGAGATCGACGATTTTCTGGTCAAGCCGTTTTCGCCGCCCATCGCCAAGGGCCGCCTCATCCTGGCCTATCACCGCTCCACCCGGGAACTCGACGCCAGTCCGTTGACCAAACTGCCCGGCAACACGTCCATAATCCACAGAATCCAGGATCTCATCGACCGGCAGGAGGACTTCGCCCTGGTCTACATCGACCTGGATCACTTCAAGTCCTTCAACGACAAGTACGGCTTTTCACGGGGCGACGAGGTCCTGCTCATGACCGCGCGGGTCATCGTCAATTCCATCCGGGGCTTCATGGGGGCGAACACGTTCGTCGGTCATGTGGGCGGGGATGACTTCGTCTTCATCGTGCCGCGGGAAAAGGCCGAGAGTGCCTGCCAGCAGGTCATCGACAATTTCGATTCCATCGTGCCCCATTTCTACGACCAGGAGGACCGCGCGCGCGGGGCCATCCATTCTCTCGACCGCAAGGGCAAGGAACAGGTTTTCCCGCTTATGGCCATCTCCATCGCCGTGGTCCTGAATCGCGGCGGCAAGCTCAAGCACTTTGGCGAGGCTTCCCAGATCGCCATGAACCTGAAGAAGGAAGCCAAAAAGAACCCCAAGAGTTGCTATGTCATGGACAAACGGGCCAGCGCCTGA
- the lgt gene encoding prolipoprotein diacylglyceryl transferase: MFPTIIEIAPFMLFGFKLGPFALHTYGLFVAAGFLLGIAWSMREARARGLNPDTVSDLGFYIILGAILGARLLYVLINPVYFWNNPLEILMFWKGGLVFSGGAILATVFALAFMRARKEDPWLWMDVLAPGIGLGEAVGRIGCLAAGCCYGAVCDLPWAITFFDPESLAPLHVPLHPTQLYHSLAGLICFAVTLALKSRTRNTGQLMGIFLALFGSFRFFIELFRADYRGDFGPVSVTQVIALGAVCLGLFIIQYRRRNV; this comes from the coding sequence GTGTTCCCGACAATAATTGAGATCGCGCCCTTCATGCTCTTCGGGTTCAAGCTCGGCCCTTTCGCGCTGCACACCTACGGCCTCTTTGTCGCGGCGGGATTCTTGCTCGGCATCGCCTGGTCCATGCGCGAAGCACGGGCGCGAGGCCTGAACCCCGACACCGTCTCCGACCTTGGCTTCTACATCATCCTTGGCGCCATCCTCGGTGCGCGCCTCCTGTACGTGCTCATCAACCCGGTCTATTTCTGGAACAATCCACTTGAAATACTGATGTTCTGGAAGGGAGGCCTGGTCTTTTCCGGCGGGGCCATCCTGGCCACCGTTTTTGCCCTGGCCTTCATGCGGGCCAGAAAAGAGGACCCCTGGCTGTGGATGGATGTCCTGGCTCCGGGCATAGGCCTTGGCGAGGCCGTGGGCCGCATCGGCTGTCTGGCCGCCGGATGCTGCTACGGGGCGGTCTGCGATCTGCCCTGGGCCATCACCTTCTTCGACCCCGAATCCCTGGCTCCCCTGCACGTGCCGCTGCATCCCACCCAGCTCTATCACAGCCTGGCGGGGCTGATCTGTTTTGCCGTGACCCTGGCGCTCAAATCCAGGACACGGAACACGGGCCAGCTCATGGGCATTTTTCTGGCTCTTTTCGGATCGTTCCGGTTCTTCATCGAGCTTTTCCGCGCAGACTATCGCGGAGATTTCGGACCCGTCAGCGTAACCCAGGTCATCGCCCTCGGGGCGGTGTGCCTTGGGCTTTTCATCATCCAGTACAGGAGACGCAATGTTTAA
- the lspA gene encoding signal peptidase II gives MPKVVRVPCKPDMGRRYRTIGLVAVVILVLDQLSKLWIQQTIPVWEKGFTVIPGFFDIVHILNRGAAFGFLNRHDIDWQRPFFIVVSILALGLIWVLARSQEDDGPFYVYGLGLILGGALGNLLDRARLGVVVDFLDFYVGDMHWPAFNVADMGICVGAAALLVSFYQQRRRCVPDNN, from the coding sequence ATGCCTAAGGTCGTTCGCGTTCCCTGCAAGCCCGACATGGGACGACGCTACCGGACCATCGGTCTGGTGGCGGTCGTCATCCTTGTCCTGGACCAGCTGAGCAAGCTCTGGATCCAGCAGACCATTCCGGTCTGGGAAAAAGGCTTCACGGTCATCCCCGGTTTTTTCGACATCGTGCACATCCTGAACCGGGGAGCGGCCTTTGGTTTTCTGAACCGTCACGACATCGACTGGCAGCGACCCTTCTTCATCGTGGTCTCGATCCTGGCCTTGGGACTCATCTGGGTCCTGGCCAGAAGCCAGGAGGACGACGGCCCGTTCTATGTCTATGGACTGGGCCTGATCCTGGGCGGCGCCCTGGGCAATCTGCTGGACCGCGCACGGCTCGGAGTGGTGGTGGATTTTCTGGATTTTTACGTGGGCGACATGCACTGGCCGGCCTTCAACGTGGCCGACATGGGCATCTGCGTCGGCGCGGCCGCGCTGCTCGTTTCCTTTTACCAGCAGAGGCGACGCTGTGTTCCCGACAATAATTGA
- the ybgF gene encoding tol-pal system protein YbgF: MSSFPLGRKILTAGALAALLGTIPACVTTSDFDRLRSQVYSQEQERIKQQDRIAQLEAELARSQPAQANNWAEVNALRSQLAALTGQVDDLHRTQQMQQEAAGGLVTVDSLNSRVVDLERKTLFMATQLGIVFDEMPPLPPAQSTPAGSFPGTMTPADPGTPEVPGNASQPVTQPATQPAAPVIGTPETRPETQPATQPQAEVPGQELYQQALESFYAMKYKQAQTTWAEFVKGFPKDPLVPNAIFWQGECFFQMQDYANAVLTYQKVIEDHSKSNKYTAALLKQGISFFKLKKDQAGKLVLEDLIKKHPQSAEAKRAQAYLKGGN; this comes from the coding sequence ATGTCTTCTTTTCCCCTTGGCAGGAAAATCCTGACCGCCGGAGCCCTGGCCGCTCTGCTGGGCACAATTCCGGCCTGTGTCACCACCTCGGATTTCGACCGCCTGCGCAGTCAGGTCTATTCGCAGGAACAGGAGCGCATCAAGCAGCAGGACCGCATCGCCCAACTTGAGGCGGAACTGGCGCGCAGCCAGCCCGCCCAGGCCAACAATTGGGCGGAAGTGAACGCCCTGCGCAGCCAGCTCGCGGCCCTGACCGGCCAGGTCGACGACCTGCACCGGACCCAGCAAATGCAGCAGGAGGCGGCCGGAGGGCTGGTGACCGTTGATTCGCTCAACTCCAGGGTCGTCGATCTTGAACGCAAGACGCTCTTCATGGCCACCCAGCTTGGCATCGTCTTCGACGAGATGCCTCCCCTGCCCCCGGCGCAGTCAACGCCCGCAGGCAGTTTTCCAGGCACCATGACGCCCGCCGATCCCGGTACGCCCGAAGTTCCCGGCAACGCTTCCCAGCCCGTGACGCAGCCTGCGACACAACCTGCGGCCCCGGTCATCGGAACCCCGGAGACCAGGCCCGAAACGCAACCCGCAACCCAGCCGCAGGCCGAGGTCCCGGGACAGGAGCTTTACCAGCAGGCCCTGGAGAGCTTTTATGCGATGAAGTACAAGCAGGCTCAGACCACATGGGCCGAGTTCGTCAAGGGATTCCCCAAGGATCCCCTCGTGCCCAACGCCATCTTCTGGCAGGGAGAATGTTTCTTCCAGATGCAGGATTACGCCAACGCGGTCCTGACCTACCAGAAGGTCATCGAGGATCACAGCAAGTCCAACAAGTACACGGCCGCCCTCCTCAAGCAGGGCATCTCCTTCTTCAAGCTCAAAAAGGACCAGGCCGGCAAGCTGGTGCTTGAAGACCTGATCAAGAAACACCCCCAGTCCGCCGAGGCCAAGCGCGCCCAGGCATACTTGAAGGGCGGCAACTAG
- a CDS encoding PLDc N-terminal domain-containing protein encodes MFNIPPDKLVYAIPLLILPILPNFWSIWHLYTNEFPTHQERAAWIVAQVVLPVVGGVGYILFGRKRAIKKQ; translated from the coding sequence ATGTTTAACATTCCCCCTGACAAACTCGTTTACGCGATACCGCTCCTCATCTTGCCCATACTGCCCAACTTCTGGTCCATCTGGCATCTGTACACGAACGAGTTTCCGACGCATCAGGAACGGGCGGCCTGGATTGTGGCCCAGGTCGTATTGCCGGTCGTCGGCGGAGTGGGTTATATCCTCTTCGGCCGAAAGCGGGCCATCAAAAAACAATGA
- a CDS encoding protein phosphatase CheZ, giving the protein MHKEQLSQELLNRITTKAESTIREVISTALTEEINRALTMALTEGEFYRSISTDLQEGLKSIYREINSAATGTAELPMAAQAAASPVADEMFSEASTQLGAILQTTEKATDSIMELVEKHLDMNDRAMQLLASLENGTARPEIAELRAGNEALGADLMEIMTTLSFQDLTGQRIKRIVAALQQIEKVVFELYMATGLSMKAMEQNPEQSVEEIRQTSKARATELKGPQDASTQTDVDDLLSQLGL; this is encoded by the coding sequence ATGCACAAAGAACAGCTGAGTCAGGAACTGCTGAACAGGATCACGACCAAGGCCGAAAGCACCATCCGGGAGGTCATCTCGACGGCCCTGACGGAAGAGATCAACCGCGCCCTGACCATGGCCCTGACCGAAGGCGAATTCTACCGTTCCATAAGCACGGACCTGCAGGAAGGACTCAAATCCATCTATCGGGAGATCAATTCCGCGGCGACCGGCACGGCCGAATTGCCGATGGCCGCCCAGGCGGCCGCCTCCCCGGTGGCCGACGAAATGTTTTCCGAAGCATCGACCCAGCTTGGCGCCATCCTGCAGACCACGGAAAAAGCCACCGATAGCATCATGGAGCTGGTGGAAAAACATCTGGACATGAACGACCGCGCCATGCAGCTCCTCGCTTCCCTTGAGAACGGAACCGCCAGGCCGGAAATCGCGGAACTGCGCGCCGGCAACGAGGCCCTGGGCGCGGACCTGATGGAAATCATGACCACGCTCAGCTTTCAGGATCTGACCGGCCAGCGCATCAAGCGCATCGTCGCCGCCCTGCAGCAGATCGAGAAGGTGGTCTTTGAACTCTACATGGCCACGGGTCTGTCCATGAAAGCCATGGAACAAAACCCGGAGCAATCCGTCGAGGAGATCCGCCAGACGTCCAAGGCCCGGGCCACGGAGCTCAAGGGCCCCCAGGATGCCAGTACCCAGACGGATGTCGACGATCTTTTGAGTCAGCTCGGTTTGTAA
- a CDS encoding tyrosine recombinase XerC, with translation MSWTNGPAPDPVALFLLHLDAQRGYSPATVAAYGTDLEGAHLFLARRSKGFDAPAAVTKADITAYLADLHRRGLAKSSVCRKLSALRAFYRFLRQRKMVVEDPCAALANPKLPKVHPKVLNVDQAIHLVETETTLDPESLRDLALLEVLYGSGLRVSEALGLDFAHVDLDQKLVRVLGKGRKERIVPLTGPAAERLGRYIEQRGAFGPAPREQAIFLGKRGGRLTRKQADRIVKAMAVRSGAPCSISPHTLRHSFASHMLQAGADLRSVQELLGHSRISTTQRYTHLDLAQVMRVYDASHPLAGGGDKKD, from the coding sequence ATGTCATGGACAAACGGGCCAGCGCCTGATCCTGTCGCCCTTTTTCTGCTGCATCTGGACGCCCAGCGCGGATACTCCCCGGCCACCGTGGCCGCCTACGGGACCGATCTTGAGGGCGCGCACCTCTTTCTGGCGCGCCGGAGCAAGGGCTTCGATGCCCCGGCAGCGGTGACCAAGGCGGACATCACCGCATATCTGGCCGATCTGCACCGGCGTGGCCTCGCCAAGTCGAGCGTCTGCCGCAAGCTCTCGGCCCTGCGGGCCTTTTACCGCTTTCTGCGCCAGCGCAAGATGGTCGTGGAAGATCCCTGCGCTGCCCTGGCCAATCCCAAGCTGCCCAAGGTCCACCCCAAGGTCCTCAATGTCGATCAGGCCATTCATCTGGTCGAGACCGAAACCACCCTTGATCCCGAAAGCCTGCGCGACCTCGCCCTGCTTGAGGTGCTCTACGGCTCGGGGCTGCGCGTCAGCGAGGCTCTCGGACTTGATTTCGCCCATGTGGATCTGGATCAAAAGCTGGTGCGGGTGCTGGGCAAGGGCAGGAAGGAGCGCATCGTTCCTCTGACCGGTCCGGCGGCGGAGCGGCTAGGGCGATACATCGAGCAGCGCGGGGCCTTTGGCCCGGCGCCCCGGGAGCAGGCCATCTTTCTGGGCAAGCGGGGCGGGCGGCTGACGCGTAAGCAGGCGGACCGCATCGTCAAGGCGATGGCCGTGCGCAGCGGGGCTCCCTGCTCGATAAGCCCCCACACCCTGCGCCACAGCTTCGCCTCGCACATGCTCCAGGCCGGAGCCGATCTGCGCAGCGTGCAGGAACTTCTCGGCCATTCCCGCATCTCCACCACCCAGCGCTACACTCACCTCGATCTTGCCCAGGTCATGCGCGTCTACGACGCCTCCCACCCCCTGGCCGGGGGCGGGGACAAAAAAGACTGA
- a CDS encoding NIL domain-containing protein gives MSTQEYSRIVSLRFPPESSGQPMMYNLAKHFDLTFNILQANINPRREGHMILELSGTREHYRQGVTYLQEQGIKVTPVAHEISRNEESCMHCGLCTALCPSKALHLNLETRLVDFDQDKCTACNMCVTVCPVRAMIMEVDPDTW, from the coding sequence ATGTCCACTCAAGAATACAGCCGCATCGTCAGCCTGCGTTTCCCCCCGGAGTCCTCGGGCCAGCCCATGATGTACAATCTGGCCAAACACTTCGACCTGACCTTCAACATTCTGCAGGCGAACATCAACCCGCGCCGCGAAGGGCACATGATCCTGGAGCTTTCCGGCACCCGGGAACACTACCGCCAGGGCGTGACCTATCTGCAGGAACAGGGCATCAAGGTCACGCCGGTGGCCCATGAAATCTCGCGCAACGAGGAGTCGTGCATGCACTGCGGTCTGTGCACGGCCCTGTGCCCTTCAAAGGCGCTGCACCTCAATCTTGAAACCCGGCTGGTCGATTTCGACCAGGATAAGTGCACCGCCTGCAACATGTGCGTCACCGTATGTCCCGTTCGGGCCATGATCATGGAGGTCGACCCGGATACGTGGTAA
- a CDS encoding PilZ domain-containing protein encodes MNVPERTYARVDTALKGYLRILPTGRLTSLFACTQSEAMPRLSETAQSALPDGLAHYLRAMNEKLSAILSILTQQTLQEDFPVPVLVHDISGAGVRFSADQEFELGQGVEVVIALSNQPQNLAGTIGTILRAEENKGERVWAMEFKNMRDCEREKIIQYVVAKQREQLLERHLAPSS; translated from the coding sequence ATGAACGTTCCAGAGCGCACTTACGCCCGAGTCGACACGGCCCTGAAAGGATATCTGCGCATCCTGCCCACGGGCCGGCTCACCTCCCTTTTCGCCTGCACCCAGTCGGAAGCCATGCCGCGACTCTCCGAGACCGCGCAGTCCGCCCTGCCCGACGGCCTGGCGCACTACCTGCGCGCCATGAACGAAAAACTGAGCGCCATCCTCTCCATCCTGACCCAGCAGACGCTGCAGGAGGACTTCCCCGTGCCCGTGCTCGTCCATGACATCAGTGGCGCGGGCGTCAGGTTCTCCGCCGATCAGGAGTTTGAACTGGGACAGGGCGTGGAAGTGGTCATCGCGCTCAGCAACCAGCCCCAGAACCTGGCCGGTACCATAGGGACCATCCTCAGGGCCGAAGAGAATAAGGGAGAGCGGGTCTGGGCCATGGAATTCAAGAACATGCGCGACTGTGAGCGCGAAAAGATCATTCAATACGTAGTGGCCAAGCAACGCGAACAACTGCTGGAGCGTCACCTCGCCCCCTCATCCTAA
- a CDS encoding HDOD domain-containing protein, whose amino-acid sequence MEEDLRTNQKGAILAVKDLPTLPGVLQEVAVLVENPNSSTDQISKAISKDQVLSAKVLKMVNSPIYGFPGRIGSIQHALVLLGFNVIKGIIISTSVFDVMNENMKGLWEHSLGCALASSAIARAIGCKDPEEYAVAGLLHDIGKVVAAVQLPESRAAIDALVLEKDISYRQAESEVLGFAHDRINLWLCNYWNLPANLKEGLSYHHRPMSATLYPKIAQVVHVGNFLARLFGVGNGGDNQVSALDEGVLEALEITPEVLFKIMDGLEREFVDLA is encoded by the coding sequence ATGGAAGAAGATCTGCGTACCAACCAAAAGGGCGCCATTCTGGCCGTCAAGGATCTGCCGACCCTGCCCGGGGTCCTGCAGGAGGTCGCGGTCCTGGTCGAGAATCCCAATTCGTCCACGGACCAGATAAGCAAGGCCATTTCCAAGGACCAGGTCCTCTCGGCCAAGGTCCTGAAAATGGTCAATTCGCCCATCTACGGCTTTCCCGGACGCATCGGATCCATCCAGCACGCCCTGGTCCTGCTCGGTTTCAATGTCATCAAGGGCATCATCATCTCGACCTCGGTCTTCGACGTCATGAACGAGAACATGAAGGGCCTCTGGGAGCACAGCCTCGGCTGCGCCCTGGCAAGTTCGGCCATCGCCCGCGCCATCGGCTGCAAGGACCCGGAGGAATACGCGGTGGCCGGCCTGCTGCACGACATCGGCAAGGTCGTGGCCGCGGTGCAGCTCCCGGAAAGCCGTGCGGCCATTGACGCGCTCGTCCTTGAGAAGGACATCTCCTATCGCCAGGCCGAGAGCGAGGTGTTGGGTTTCGCCCACGACCGCATCAATCTGTGGCTGTGCAACTACTGGAATCTGCCCGCGAACCTGAAGGAGGGGCTCTCCTATCATCACCGGCCCATGTCGGCTACGCTCTATCCGAAGATTGCGCAGGTGGTGCATGTGGGGAATTTTCTGGCGCGGCTCTTCGGCGTTGGCAACGGCGGCGACAATCAGGTCAGCGCCCTCGACGAGGGGGTGCTTGAGGCTCTTGAGATCACTCCGGAGGTGCTTTTCAAGATCATGGACGGCCTGGAACGCGAATTCGTGGATTTGGCGTAG
- the ileS gene encoding isoleucine--tRNA ligase, producing MSDYKKTLNLPATTFPMKGSLTQNEPRILDGWYQTDAYGAMIGANEGCTPYVLHDGPPYANGHIHIGHAMNKILKDVIVKHRNLTGRKAQYVPGWDCHGLPIELKVEQELGGKNKFSILEIRKKCREYALKYLDIQREEFKRLGVLGTWDKPYLTMTPDYETATARELANFYKLGSVQRNKKPIYWCGSCETALAEAEVEYDDHSSPSIYVRFPLQAEELARVFPQAPADDSFIVIWTTTPWTIPDNLAVAVHPDFEYDLVQVGGTFYILAKELVAGCAERFGWGEWSVRATVPGSALEGLVARHPFYDRPSPVVTADYVTLDAGTGCVHTAPGHGREDYETGLRHGLEILSPLDDEARFLPSVEFFGGKNVFEANPLVIAKLTEVGHLLGSEKIRHSYPHCWRCKKPVIFRATTQWFIAMEHDNLRGKTLGAIDNDVRWIPSWGKERIHSMIKFRPDWCISRQRMWGVPIIALLCKDCGDAYFDGDWAHGIVDRFATHPTGADYWFEAPLSEVVPEGLTCPKCGGTHWEKEDDILDVWFDSGTSFAAVVEGRPECSFPADLYLEGTDQHRGWFHSSLLASMGTRGVPPYKTVLTHGFVLDGQGRKMSKSIGNVVAPQEIIEKHGAEVLRLWVASENYQEDLRISDEILRRLVDAYRKIRNTCRFILGNLSDFNPTTDLIATADMLALDRYALNMVRAKHQTIQAAYENFEFHKVYHTLHNLCTTDLSSYYLDIIKDRVYVNGATSLERRSAQTALYHMLLMILGDMAPVLSFTSEEIFQHLPEAMRPSGSTVFAMRVPEIEGALLTEEEAAIWNLVFAVRGDVTRAIEPLRQSKELGHSLDAKVTIHASGEAFAALSGVASDLRDVFIVSQAQVTDQPAPAEAIQGEVEGVAVVIARALGEKCARCWIHDENLGTDPEHPSACPRCTKVLKEYHA from the coding sequence ATGAGCGATTACAAGAAAACCCTGAACCTTCCCGCCACCACCTTTCCCATGAAGGGCAGCCTGACCCAGAACGAGCCCAGAATTCTGGACGGCTGGTACCAGACCGACGCCTACGGGGCCATGATCGGCGCCAATGAGGGCTGCACGCCCTACGTCCTCCACGACGGACCTCCGTACGCCAACGGCCATATCCATATCGGCCACGCCATGAACAAGATTTTAAAGGACGTCATCGTCAAGCACCGCAACCTGACCGGCCGTAAGGCCCAGTACGTGCCCGGCTGGGACTGTCACGGCCTGCCCATCGAGCTCAAAGTCGAGCAGGAGCTGGGCGGCAAGAACAAGTTCTCCATCCTCGAAATCCGCAAGAAATGCCGCGAGTACGCCCTCAAGTACCTGGACATCCAGCGCGAGGAATTCAAGCGGCTCGGCGTGCTCGGAACCTGGGACAAGCCCTATCTGACCATGACCCCGGATTACGAGACGGCCACGGCCCGCGAACTGGCCAATTTCTACAAGCTCGGCTCGGTGCAGCGCAACAAGAAGCCCATTTATTGGTGCGGCTCCTGCGAGACGGCCCTGGCCGAGGCCGAGGTCGAGTACGACGACCACTCCTCGCCTTCCATCTATGTACGCTTCCCCCTGCAGGCCGAGGAACTGGCCCGGGTTTTCCCCCAGGCCCCTGCCGATGACAGCTTCATCGTCATCTGGACGACCACGCCCTGGACCATTCCCGACAACCTGGCCGTGGCCGTGCATCCGGACTTCGAATACGACCTCGTCCAGGTCGGCGGAACTTTCTACATCCTGGCCAAGGAACTGGTGGCCGGATGCGCCGAACGCTTCGGCTGGGGCGAGTGGTCCGTGCGGGCCACGGTTCCGGGCAGCGCGCTGGAAGGGCTCGTCGCCCGCCATCCCTTCTATGACCGCCCCTCTCCCGTGGTCACCGCCGACTACGTGACCCTCGACGCGGGTACGGGCTGCGTTCACACCGCCCCCGGCCACGGCCGCGAAGACTACGAGACCGGCCTGCGTCATGGCCTTGAGATCCTCTCGCCCCTTGACGACGAGGCCAGATTTCTGCCCAGCGTGGAATTTTTCGGCGGCAAGAACGTGTTCGAGGCCAACCCCCTGGTCATCGCCAAGCTGACCGAGGTCGGACACCTGCTGGGCAGCGAGAAGATCAGGCACTCCTACCCGCACTGCTGGCGCTGCAAGAAGCCTGTCATCTTCCGGGCCACGACCCAATGGTTCATCGCCATGGAGCACGACAACCTGCGCGGCAAGACGCTTGGCGCCATCGACAACGACGTTCGCTGGATCCCGTCCTGGGGCAAGGAGCGCATCCACAGCATGATCAAATTCCGCCCCGACTGGTGCATCTCGCGCCAGCGCATGTGGGGCGTGCCGATCATCGCCCTCCTGTGCAAGGACTGCGGGGACGCCTATTTCGACGGCGACTGGGCCCACGGCATCGTGGACCGCTTCGCCACGCATCCCACCGGCGCGGACTACTGGTTCGAGGCCCCGCTGTCCGAGGTCGTGCCCGAGGGGCTGACCTGCCCCAAATGCGGCGGCACGCACTGGGAAAAAGAGGACGACATCCTGGACGTCTGGTTCGACTCCGGCACCAGCTTCGCCGCCGTGGTCGAAGGGCGGCCCGAGTGTTCCTTTCCGGCGGACCTGTACCTTGAAGGCACCGACCAGCATCGCGGCTGGTTCCACTCCTCGCTCCTGGCATCCATGGGCACGCGCGGCGTCCCCCCCTACAAGACCGTGCTGACCCACGGCTTCGTGCTCGACGGACAGGGCCGCAAGATGTCCAAGTCCATCGGCAACGTGGTCGCCCCGCAGGAGATCATCGAAAAGCACGGCGCCGAAGTGCTGCGCCTGTGGGTGGCCTCGGAGAACTACCAGGAAGACTTGCGCATCTCCGACGAAATCCTGCGCCGCCTGGTCGACGCCTACCGCAAGATCCGCAACACCTGCCGTTTCATCCTCGGCAACCTGAGCGACTTCAACCCGACCACGGACCTGATCGCCACGGCCGACATGCTGGCCCTCGACCGCTATGCCCTGAACATGGTCCGCGCCAAGCACCAGACCATCCAGGCGGCCTACGAAAACTTCGAGTTCCACAAGGTCTACCACACCCTGCACAACCTGTGCACCACGGACCTGAGCTCCTACTATCTCGATATCATAAAGGACCGTGTCTACGTCAACGGCGCCACCAGCCTTGAGCGCCGCTCGGCCCAGACCGCCCTCTACCACATGCTGCTCATGATCCTCGGCGACATGGCTCCGGTCTTGAGCTTCACCTCCGAGGAGATCTTCCAGCACCTGCCCGAGGCCATGCGTCCGTCGGGCAGCACGGTCTTCGCCATGCGCGTGCCCGAGATCGAAGGCGCGCTCCTGACCGAAGAGGAAGCGGCCATCTGGAACCTGGTCTTTGCCGTGCGCGGCGACGTGACCCGGGCCATCGAGCCCCTGCGCCAGTCCAAGGAACTCGGACACTCCCTCGACGCCAAGGTGACCATCCACGCCTCGGGCGAGGCTTTTGCCGCCCTGTCCGGCGTCGCTTCCGACCTGCGCGACGTGTTCATCGTCAGCCAGGCGCAGGTCACGGACCAGCCCGCACCGGCCGAAGCCATCCAGGGAGAGGTCGAGGGCGTGGCCGTGGTCATCGCCAGGGCCCTGGGCGAAAAATGCGCCCGCTGCTGGATCCACGACGAAAACCTGGGCACTGATCCCGAACATCCCTCGGCCTGCCCGCGCTGCACGAAGGTGCTCAAGGAATACCATGCCTAA